Below is a genomic region from Zea mays cultivar B73 chromosome 9, Zm-B73-REFERENCE-NAM-5.0, whole genome shotgun sequence.
AAAGGAGGGGAACACAGGCGGCTGCTACTGATCAGCTTCTTTTTGTTTATCTCCATTCATCGATCATATATAGCAACCTTGTTCTTGTTGttgtgaagaagaagaagaagaaggagcggaagaagaaaaaaaaaagatagGAGACTGCTTTTGTTGGTCAGGTGGGATGTTTCGCTCCATTTCAAGATGTGTCAATTCTGTATGAAGTGGTCAAGAAGCAAGCATATTCAGAGCTGAGTTCTTTCTTCAAGAAATCGTCTGAATGGCTTATCCATCCACCTCCGGGATGGTCCAAGCTTCTTCATCCCTCCATGGCAGCATGTAAGTTAACCCATCCATTTATTAGCTTAACTTCCTTGGTTTCGCCTTATGTCAAAATTGACTTGCACCGTATGAGTTACTTTTTTCATCACTTCTATACAACTGATGATTTTCCCTTGAGAATTCTGTTATCTGGCCATCATCATGATTATATTAGCAGAAGTTTACTATGGCTGATAGAAGATCCGGTCCCTTTTGCCTCCCGGCCCTATGGTCTTTATTTCATCATGCGAtgattttttttttctttcaaGTTAGCTAGTTGCCTAGTTCAAATCGATTGCTATCAAATCAATCTGACCATCAATTAATAAGCTTTACCTCCCCTCTCACGCTTCTTCTTAGTTCTTCCTGTTGGAGAGCAACCGATTATTCTTTGATGATATGCTATATTCCCAAACAAATAATTGATGCCCTCAGGCCTCAGCTGGGTGAACAACCTACAGTAGGAAAGTGGATTAGTTCATCCGATCCTGTCGATGCAATCTATATACTATCTTCGACCTACTTACTTCCTTAATCTACTGAATCTAGCTAAACTTGCGGGACCGTACCAACTACTCATCATCAGTAGAAAACGAGAGCAGTTGTGATATCCTGTCGCGTTTGTGAAAGTGCAGGAGAAGGGATCCCGAAGGATATGACATGTCGTCGGATCTGGACCAAGCCCTACTCCTCTACTTCGATGGTCAGCAAGCCAAGACATCAGTTCAAGTTCAAGAACAACAACCGCGTAAGCTTGTTTTCTGCAGGAAGAAAGTTCATTATATATTCTGACAAATGCTTGGTCACTTTTCACAATACGCCTGTATATATATATGCTGAAGGAATAACATATATGACATTGCCAAATAAAATTATATTAGGTGCCAAAATTAATGTGTTGGCAAACTTGTCCGCCGTATATAATAAGTGTTCTGATATGACTGACCGGTTTAAATTTGCAGCTTTTTCCAAAAGTGCAAACCAAATAATGGTGTTCAGCACAGTGTCTTCGTTTTCCAATCCGCTTAGCTAGCCTTTATCGATCGTTGGCAGATAATCTCAATGCATGTGTTTCATTTCCTCAGtttgatcccaaacttcttcgttTGCCGGCCATCACAGTTTCTCAGAATATTTCTAGCTACCGAGTACCAACTGTGGCTAGTTGTTGGAGTAGAGTGACACGTACGTAACGAACACTAATCTATATAGTTTCAACATGTCATGCTAAAATTAGCTAGGCAACTGATGAACAATTATTTGTTCAACGTACGCTTTTTCCCACCACTTCTGACACTAGCTACCACATTTTACAACTCCTACTTTTCCCTCTGTGTTACCGATATACACTAGCAGAAAAGAGATTAAATCCTAGGATGGGATTTCATTTTTACAGACAGATTCGGAAAAACGTCAGTGAACAATGTGTTCAGAACCGTCTGTATAAAGCTTCTGTGTACTAATGATAGTTCACCACTTAATTACCGCTGCGTTAGCGTGTGTGAAATGCATGAGAACAAGACACAGATAGATCTGGGGATCATTTTCGCACACGCATGGAAAATCAACCATGTTAGGAAACACAACAGTACGTATATGTGCAAAAGTCATGATGTTTGCAGGACTTGTTTCATGCGTGCAGAGACTCTCAACATCTTCCCCTCCCAGCCAATGCACATCGGCCCATCCCCAAAGGTACGTACGTCGCTCGATCGTATCCTTTCAACATCTAACGACGACACATGCATGCCTCTCGATCCGTTCCAAGCCAAGCTATGCACTTCATTATTCCTCTCTTCCTATATACATGCAGGGCTCCATGGCTTCTTCTTCAGCTCCCGCAGCAGCAACACAGGTCGCTGGCCCTTCCAAGAACCCGCAGGCGCCGTCGTCGTTGAAGGTGGGAGGCGGGCCGCCGCCGCTCGCCGCCGGTAAGAGCTCCAAGGCAGCAATCAAGGTATCTACGCAGTCCGATTGATCGATCTCTTTGCTTCTGTCGCCTACGCCTCGATCATGTCATGTGTAGCGTGTATATATAGCACATGTAATGCTTTGTGATATGCGAACCACACAACCAGAGAGAAGGTAGCGGCAGCGGCAAGCATcatggcgccgccgcgggagcTTCGAGCACGGCGGACCAGGAGGCCGGGCCCCGGACGCCGGACCCAAAGACCCTGCGGCGGCTCGCGCAGAATAGGGAGGCCGCCAGGAAGAGCAGGTTGAGGAAGAAGGTAATAATAATAGTTACTGTATTATTGCAATTTACCTACACTGATGACAAcgaaggcgacgacgacgacgacttttaCCCTTACACTACTACCTAAGAAGCTAGTCACAAGCAATAGTGattttttttaataaaaaaaaaTAGCGCACAAGTCAACGGCCCTCAAAAACATGAGGAGAAAAAGTCTCGCAAGAAAGCGCAATTGACAAACTAAGAGGCGATGGGGATTGGGGAGTAGACTGGAGGACACATATGTTTATAGGGTGTGTGGTAAGTTAACCTACTACCTAGTTAAGAAAATAGCTGTCGGTTTAgacacatgcatgcatgcatgtttaTCAATTTCTGAAAGTTCCGTTTCTTTATTTATCTTCTTAGGAGGGAAGAAGATGTGGGTTGCGGGCAATTAAATAATTAATACGTATAACGTTGATATAGAAGCAACTACTTAGTTTCATCTTATGTCTCAGCTCGCTTGTCGTTGCGTGTGTGAAATAAACAGGCTTATATCCAGCAGCTAGAGACAGGCAGGATCAGGCTGGCACAGCTAGAGCAGGAGATGCAGATGGCAAGAACTCATCAGGTAATATATAAAGCGATGGATGACGATGATGACGAACTGGTGGTGAACCCATAATTTTTACAACAATTTATTTGATATATCTATCTCGAGGCGCGCACGTGTACGTTGTTGCCAACTGCATGTTAGAATTAATTAATGACAGGGGATAGGATATCCTATAATTATAATGTTCCCTGAAGAAATCATTTTCTGAACTGTCAAAAGGATAATTATGCATGCTTCTTCATTTCTTCATGCATGTAGGGTGCACTATGGGGTGCAGGAACTCTAAGCCCAGGTTTGTCGTTTCTGCCTTGTCGTTGACACTGCCCACTGATGACACAGCTCATCCAGCAAATATAATGCATCGATCTGGACCTCTCATGGAAATGCATGCAGACGCGGCGCTGTTCAACCTGGAGTACGAGCGGTGGCTGGGGGAGCACAGCAAGGTGGTGGCCCGTCTGCGGGCCGCCGCGGAGGAGCACCGGCCGGACGTCGAGCTGCGGGCGTACGTGGACGAGGCCGCCGCGCACTACGGCGCGCTGATGGGCCACAAGGCccggctcgccgccgccgacCCGCTCCACCTCCTCTCCGGCCTGTGGAAGGGCGCCGCCGAGCGCTGCTTCCTCTGGATCGGCGGCTTCCGCGCCTCCGACCTCGTCAAGGTAAATGAATCTACTGCTCATTTGCCGGTACGTAGCTGTTGTCACTGACATGTGTACGTGTGACCGTGCTGTGCGCACGTCAGCCTGACCAGACCAAAATATGTCAAATACATATACGATGCAGAGTTGATCGAAGGCACGCGTATTAATTATTGGTCCAGGGATTAGGTGCTGTGGATTAGCAGGGCAAGTGTAGTATAGTAAGGAGGTAGCAGGTAGGACGTCACAGGATTAGCTAGCTGAGAACACTTTTCGCAAGAGAAAGCTCCGGTCCGTGTCCAGAGAGAAGTCGTTGTTGTGTGCTATAGTAGTAAGCCGCTAGCTACACGCCGCCCGCGTACGTACACAATGGGTGTCACGTCAGCGAGTCTCCGTCTACAGCAAACAGCATATGCATCAGTCGCACGGCGGCCGGCAGGGGAGTAGGTGGCGGAGGTGACCGACCAGCTTCATTGCCGCGCGCCGGCCCGCCGGTGTTGTCACGCACACGCTCCTGCCTCCAGCTCGGTCGATCTATGGACACTGCACGTCGCGTCAggcgcgacgacgacgacggcgatcgATCGATCCATCCATCCGTGTGCGTGTGAGCTCGCTAGCTGCTAGGCTCAGAGTCCCAGACTACGTACGGCAACGTCTTCGTCGTCGTTCTactccctctccctctcgctcTGTCGCTGTCGAGACGTCGATAAATGATCTCGTACCGTGCTTTGGATTAATATGGAACGCTAGGACTATTGCAGCTTTTGTTTGTTTGTTCGTAGGATAGGATCAATCGATCATCTTATTTTTCATGCTGGCTACCTGCATGCTCCTGCTTGAACCCTTTCGCCCCCCTCCCCCGCAGGTCGTGGTCCGGCACGTGGAGCCGCT
It encodes:
- the LOC100279873 gene encoding Transcription factor TGAL8, whose amino-acid sequence is MAYPSTSGMVQASSSLHGSMRRDPEGYDMSSDLDQALLLYFDGQQAKTSVQVQEQQPQTLNIFPSQPMHIGPSPKGSMASSSAPAAATQVAGPSKNPQAPSSLKVGGGPPPLAAGKSSKAAIKREGSGSGKHHGAAAGASSTADQEAGPRTPDPKTLRRLAQNREAARKSRLRKKAYIQQLETGRIRLAQLEQEMQMARTHQGALWGAGTLSPDAALFNLEYERWLGEHSKVVARLRAAAEEHRPDVELRAYVDEAAAHYGALMGHKARLAAADPLHLLSGLWKGAAERCFLWIGGFRASDLVKVVVRHVEPLAEQQAAGARDVEQAARRTEEALDAELEALLRSLSEVVSSDVQPPGPGMMYGGGGQLYHPADVAGYMGMGHMHVALAMDKVASLGTILRQADELRMQALHALRQILTARQAARCFVAADDYFCRLRTLSALWTTSRTAQLARGPAG
- the LOC100279873 gene encoding transcription factor TGAL8 isoform X1 produces the protein MSSDLDQALLLYFDGQQAKTSVQVQEQQPQTLNIFPSQPMHIGPSPKGSMASSSAPAAATQVAGPSKNPQAPSSLKVGGGPPPLAAGKSSKAAIKREGSGSGKHHGAAAGASSTADQEAGPRTPDPKTLRRLAQNREAARKSRLRKKAYIQQLETGRIRLAQLEQEMQMARTHQGALWGAGTLSPDAALFNLEYERWLGEHSKVVARLRAAAEEHRPDVELRAYVDEAAAHYGALMGHKARLAAADPLHLLSGLWKGAAERCFLWIGGFRASDLVKVVVRHVEPLAEQQAAGARDVEQAARRTEEALDAELEALLRSLSEVVSSDVQPPGPGMMYGGGGQLYHPADVAGYMGMGHMHVALAMDKVASLGTILRQADELRMQALHALRQILTARQAARCFVAADDYFCRLRTLSALWTTSRTAQLARGPAG